In Planococcus citri chromosome 4, ihPlaCitr1.1, whole genome shotgun sequence, the genomic window TTTCGGACCAGTCGTTAAATAAATTTCACCTACCTAATGAAcgtcgaaaatttaatttagatttGACCTGGAATCGTATGAAAATCCTTTATCAGTTTCAAGAGTATATCAAATCGATGAATATGAAAAATCAGTCTTCGTCGACCGAATGGATTAATGTTTTTCGCAAGTTACCAGATTTATTCTCGGCAGAGCCACCGAAGAAACCGTTTCAACCTACATTGACTCCCATCCCGGAAGCATCTACTGAAACACAATCTAAGCAAATTGACGATATACCTGCTGAACCTGCGGAAGAAGTTCCTAAATCTGTACCAGAGCAAGCAGCTCCTGTTACCAAAGATCAATCTTATAATATTCCCTTGATTAGCGGTTGGAAGCCGAAAAATATTACTCCTCAGCCTCTTCCTCCTCCTAAACGAGATGATCCTATACCCAAGTGGAGGAATAATGTTACCGTATCTTCGCCTGTAAGTTTCTtgctatacctattacctattcaTCGAACTGTGTCGATgtagtaggtaattgaaatatgaattaattttgaattattttttttttagacgagCGTATTATCCAGAGTAAAACATCTTTTAGTTCTTATTGATTGTGCTGAAACGGTACCTTCTCGAGTAAAACGAATAGAAGATTTGATTGCATTCTTATTGAAACATCGTGAAGCTAAACTAATCGCTGTCAAGGTAAATTGTTAATACTTAATTACGAGAGAAATGACTAAAAAGATCTTAATTACAcgatttgtgaataattttaggaaggtgccattcaaaaattacttcgtGTTAGAGCAAAAACCAAAGATTTCGCCACTCATAAAGTATTACGAGAAGCATTCGCTTTATTAGGTCATATTGATCCGCTTCCCTGTAAAGGTATCCGAATTTTATCCATCGATGGAGGTGGTATTCGGTAAGCATCAATTAAACTATCATATGCTggtcatttttgatatttttgaataattctgaaTTGATATTTACAGAGGTATTGCTGTCATTGAGATGCTAAGAAGATTAGAAGAATTGACTGGTAAACGAATTTACGAATTGTTCGATTACATCGTCGGTGTCAGCACTGGTTCCATTTTAGTTTCGTGTATTGGTAAGTATTGTTTGtgaatttcattcaactttatCTAAAGCAATCAGACTTTGACCACTCttcatttccaattttattttaataatcgCAGGCACGCCTCAAGGAATATCACTCGATGAAGCTCTCGCATTGTATACGGATTTCGGTACAAAACTATTCACCCAAAGTCCACTTTGGGGTGTCGGTAATTTATTATGGGGACGTGCTTACTACGACACGACCATGTTCGAGCAACTTCTGAAACGTTTCATTGGCGAAACTCCTTTGATAAAAACAAACAGAGATGCTAATTGCCCAAAggtatgctgaaaatttctcatattttttttgatatggtCTGATCTGAGTCTTTTAACGTGTGCAAATCTACGTTACAGTTGGCAGCTGTCTCTACCATAATGAATCAGTGCTCTATAATGCCATATGTATTTCGTAATTACGCCTTACCGTGTAATCGTCAATCTCAATACTTGGGAAGTTGTCAATATACTTTATTCGAAGCTGTTAGAGCTTCCGGCGCTGCACCTacttttttcgaagaattttgtcTAGATGGAATCATTCATCAAGTAAGTTAGCGTTTCGTAAGTCTTCGAATGGTTTTTGGACTTTGATTAATATTTCGTTGAATTTCAGGATGGAGGTATTCTGATGAATAATCCTTGTGCTCTCGCTATTCATGAAGCTAAACTGCTCTGGCCGAATAGTGAAATTCAATGCGTAGTTTCCTGCGGTACAGGTCGTCATGCTCCGCTGTCTGTTGCGGCTGAATCTGTCAAAACTAGCGTTAGTCCATCGTCTGTTTCGTGGAGAACGGTGTTTAATAAGATATTAGAGAGTGCAACAGATACCGAAGGTATTCAACTTGGATTAGTAACGAGAGGATGTTCTTTTCGAGTGTCACAAGTgcttttgaacaaaaatcaGGACTCAAGGGGCCTTGCGGAGTTGACAGTcacattccaaattttttgtggTCGGTTTGAAAATCTATTCTTTTAGGCCTTGAtaacttttgaagttttattgttcggatgattttgaaaaacgagaaaagaTAAGGGAACGAAATTGAAATAGCTTTGTGTTGTTCTGATTctgaatcgaaattttcatactAAATTTTATAAAGGCTGGGATGAAGtggcacaaaattgaaaaatcaaaaaatgctatttggatgtcaaattatcattttttttttaggacaatgatttcaatttcatcagcTATTCGTCTTTTAGACCAAAAATAACCCAACTAGGAcgataaattgcaatttttgtatcgagttttataagttttttaggacactgatttcaatttcatcagcCATTTGTCCCTTACACCAAAAATAACTCAATGTAGGCGGAGAAGGTGAaggatgaaattcaaaaataaatgcagatgatgatatttaaaaaaattattcttatttgaaaaattcgtattttttaatcCATCAATTTGATACTAATTGcatttataaaaaagttttgactttgAACCTTCTCTTTGGAGTCCATTTTGTGGTTTGTGGTCAAATGGATGTCctctaatttgaatttttcacccttaAAACCTCAGATTTTGATACccatattatatttttgaaaatggataatTTTGCACCTCcttctgaataaaattttggagtTTGGGAGTCAAATAGTCTTCAATAAATAATGGTTTTCATGCCATgctgaattttctaaaattgataattttacacCTTCCCTTAACCCTTTGAAGCCCATTTTGGGGTTTGAGGTCAAATGggtggttttcaaaaatgaattttgcgcCTTTGAAAACCCAGATTTTGATACTAATTTATTGTATTAGTACCTCTCCTTTTGAAGCCCATTTTGaggttttagaaaattgaaatcaaatgaatgattttcaaaaatgaattttgcgcCTTCAAAAACGTCGAGTGTTGAGGTCAAAGGTCAATtggtcttgaaaaattaattctgtgcttttaaaaatccaaattttgacacccatattgtattttttttcaagctttttattTTGCACCTCCCTTTTGGAGCCCCTTTCGGTTGTGGgtcaaatagttttcaaaaatgatgtgaggggtcaattttagaatttcgaaatcgatttttgaggtcagaaaatatcaaaaattgatagaatttggAGTCATTTCTTTCATATCAAATTTCGTACAATTTACTGATTTGCTCAAGAAATGCCCAAAATGGTACTTGACGTGTGAAACtttcaatggggggggggggaggggtatcACATCCTTTTAAAGATGACAGGtgtagtaaaatttgaaatgattggctctctaaaatcatattttaccACTGCAAAGAGGAGACTGCGAAAAATTGACTTAGCTCGATTCATTTATCTTACCTTCTTATTGTAGTCTTTTGATCAGagagttttttcacattttttagggacttgtaattttttcaatgaaatgatTAAGAATTCACGAAATTTGATTGAGAGCTCAGAGGTCGATGAACTTTCGTTTTAGAGTTCGGTTTGATGATTATTGATAGTTTTCAAGATCATACAACTTCATTTGCAATTTCAGTTGAGCACTTTTTCTAAACGCTGAGTCGAAGTgtacccaaaaaaaatattcaatgacTTCGAACTCTCTTTCAAGCTtaactcaattttcaacgtCAATGTATTCCTCATTTGGCCTCCGTCAGTTTGCTGATTAATGAAATTCGAGGGGGAGGGGTTCGTTTTCATTCAACCAACTGCGAACTGTAAACGTAAAGCTCCTGAGACACTTCGAGTGGAATATCCTCGTATCACTCAAGTCATGAATTTTATTCAGAACTAATTATTAATTTGTTTACAGGTGTTCACACAATGTTGAACGATCTACTTCCGCCCAATGTTTATTTCCGTTTCAATCCATATCTCACCGATTTAATCGCAATGCACGAAAACAAAGCTCCTAAAATATCGCAATTACGCGAAGAGACCAATTTATACATGCGAAGAAACGAAGAGAAATTCGTCGACGCTGCTACCAGTCTTCTAATCAAACGAACCGCTACTCAAAGAGTTCAAGATTTCTTGGAATTAAAATGTTACGAATACGGAGTCAAAAATACCGCTTGTAAATTGTAATTGTAATTCATCGTTTTGTACCtgtgtattttttaaagaaataataatagcttatatttttgttaatttctcattacatttttcttttgttactatcgctttttcatttcaaaatcaaattcaccGGTAAACCTGGCGTAACGAGCAGATATCTCTTCTATTCTACATCTgagatgaaataagaaaatacTCCAAAAATGAATGTAACGAATTCAACATCGAAGATATATTTTCGTGATTTGTCAAACGttaacatatttattttttgggagCGGCGGCTTTCGCTGCAggtttcttttcagttttcttctgCGATTTAGCGTCCTTCGCGGCTGGTTTGGCGGGTTGCTCAGTCGATTTCTTAGCTAAGAATTCCTTCTTCTTGGCGATTTTCTGTAAGATGACTTCGTGTTTCTTCGTCAACGGTTGCtgtacaaaaaatgaacaattttagaTTAGAAACGAGTAGTAGAAAACACCATCTCGAAGACGAAAGGGAACACTTACTCCTTGTTTTTTCAAAGCCACTGCTTCTTTGAGCAAAGCACGTTTTTCGCTCGCTCTACTTGCGCGTCTTTTCAAGACCGCAGCGTACGGGTTCAATTTAATCATGGTACGCATATGTTTCAACGGATTCAATTTACGAGTTCTTCTGGGTACTGAACGTCTGtggaaaaagaaatcaacatGTTGAAAAGCATTCGTAAAATTGAGTATGATTTATTAGATGAGTTTTTCGAATCACTTACCTACGATGGCGGAGCACGGATTTAATTTCGTCCGATTTGAATAAGCGCGATAAATCAGTATTGGTCATCATCGGGTACGGGAGGTTGTAGTTGTTCTTCAAAGTGGCCTTCTTTTGCCAAGTTCCGTATAACTGATCGAGCTGTTTGAAGGCGGCTTCGGTCCAGATGACGAATCTACCAACATGACCACCGGGAGCCAATTTCAACAAGTTCAATTTCCTAATGTTAATCGTGTCAACTCCGGGAATGTTACGGAAAGCTTTCTTCAAACCCTGTAAAATGAcgataaaatttaaatacacGCGATACACAAAATTATCCATAATAGAAAATTACGTTAAAATATGTAAGTTTCAATTGCCTCTTCGTGCTTTTGAAAGTTAACGAAGATACGCTCTAAAACTAGATTAATTTAGCACTATATGGAATATCTGGAATAAAGGAATACTCCACGATATGGAAATAGTGCATTTATGGTTATCAATATCATCAGATTCGATCGTTATCTGTCATGTATTTTCAGCAACACAGACCAAGATAATGAGATCATCATttgctaaatatttttttcaattgatcgaTAAATTAGAAACAGAGTGAATTAATCATCAGAATTTATCGTTATCTGTCATGGATTTTCAGCAACACAGACCAAGATAAAAAGATCATCATTTGTCTAATATATTTTCGATCAATAggatgaataaaattgaacaatgccttataattttcatcagaaaattttgtcaacattcACGAATAATCAGAAACACAGACCAAGATAGAATtaatcatcataaaaaaattcaaggcaAGAAAATATCGAGACTGTGGGTTTTGAACGACCTCTAGTTCATGGATATAGCATGATAGAGAACGCCTATCAAATACCCTTTAATATCGCACACGTTTAAGGTACACAATTGACTCAGGTGACGACAACTATGTGGACATTTTTATGTGCTTATTGGCTGTAATAACTGCAAGACTAAACAGTGACTCGATAATATGCAAATTATTgcgataattgaaaaaatgtgggtTTTGAACGACCTCTAGTTCATGGATATAGCATGATAGAGAACGCCTATCAAATACCCTTTGATATCGCACACGTTAAGGTACACAATTGACTCAGGAGACGACAACTATGTGGACATTTTTATGTGCTACACTCggtcaaaatgaataaaagatcAAAAGTAATTTAATCATAAATGGAAATCATCgcaataatcgaaaaaatgtggGTTTTGAACGACCTCTAGTTCATGGATATAGCATGATAGAGAACGCCTATCAAATACCCTTTGATATCGCACACGTCAAGGTACACAACTGACGCTGGAAACGACAACTATGTGGACATTTTTATGTGCTAAGTAATTCAATCATATGGATatcataatataaaaaaatgttggttttgaACGACCTCTAGTTCATGGATATTGCATGATAGAGAACGCCTATCAAATACGCTTTAATATCGCACACGTATAGTACACAAATGTCGCAGAAATCGACAAATATGCGGACATTATTATGTGCTTAGGTTCGCAAATCGAAGCTCTGGGATCGCATCATTTCctactaattttcaaacataggtcagatttaaaaaaaaattaaaatcacggATAATTCATAACCCAATGCTCTGAATAAAATTGTTATCATCACACCTCGTTCTTTCAcacacaaaatatcaaaaaaatgcacatagatcagattaaaaaaaaattaaaatcacggTTTAACTCATAACCCAATGCTctgaataaaattgatatcatcACGTTACCTATGTTTTAGCACTTAAACAATGTCAAAAAATCCACATGGATCAGATTCAAAAAGCTAAAATCACGGTCAATTCATAACCCAATGCTCTGAATAAAATTGGTATCTTCATATTCCATCAATAATAAATATCATATTCTAATAATACACACATGTCAAACAATTCGACGAATATTTAGAGCTAATATCGTCAAATGACTCGGGAGAATACAAACCTTATCTCTGCTGTACACTATCAACGGACCTTTACGTTGGACGTGACGCCTATTCCTCATTTTACCTTTACCGGCGCGTAATCTCTTCGATTTGTATACCTACGAGAAAAAACCTCATCAGCATAAAGTTTTAACGAGTCGAGTTATTTATTCAAAACACTAAATCATACCTTGTTGATATCTTTCCATACGCGTAATTTGTGGAGGAAACTAACGGCCTGCTTTGTACGCGAATACTCCTGGATTTTGTCAGTTACCACCAACGGAAACTCGGGAACATCTTGTACCAAATGACCTGCACAAAAACGATAGTAAATAGGCATTCAATACTAATAATAAATATGAATTAGGATAAAATTTACCTTTGGCCATCACTAAAGATGGTACGGCGGTGGCGGCAATCGCTGACACCGTAGCATAACGTTTTTGAGTAACGTTAATTTTACGATGCCATCTCCGCCAGATGCGGGTCGGCGCGAACATCCTTCCTCCTCTACACATATTACCGAAGGCACCCTGACCGCTGCGGTGAGTACCGCCACCACGTACACGGGGTATACGAGCGACAGCTCTGCCGGTACCCCATGATTCAGCACTGGTTTGATGACCTGAAACACGTTTAGAGTAAGTACGATGACTTTAATACGATACAAAGAagggaaaaattcaacttaccgGCATCTTTTGACACCGCGTAGGGCTGGCGATGATTTTTGGATATATTTTGGTGGACGAAGTTTACGACATCTGGTCTGATTGGGGCTTTGAAAACGGCCGGAAGAGGTAACGAAATACCGGTGTCTTCATCTTTATCGCCATATACCGTTACCAGAGGCCTAGCAACGGTAGCTACAGCCTGAAAGGAAACACGTTACGAATTAAGGATCGAGTGTTAGGGTAAACACACATGCAATAAATACGCGTAAAAGATCGAAGAAAGCTTGAATTGAATGAATAGTTGTGCAGATCAACTTACCATTACGGTTGCAGTTCTTTTTCgatgttgaaattaaattattacaCGAAAATTACGAACGCAGAACATTTATAGCAACTTTAACTATACACCTCGATGTTCTCACCATTTAGGTGCGTGGCGACTAATGAGCGCACATTCCGGAAACAAAGTTGACTTGGCTTTTGGTTCGAAGAATGGCCACTTTGTCATACACGTGGATTTTGGATTCGTCgtttaaaatgtcaattttttaatgtaacGTGAATcgatttcacaatttttgtaacGTTTATTGATCAAAAGTAgtttgtaaaatattatttattatttaaaaatttcaataataggTTTttgttcgagaaaaaaaatctttattgaAAACTATTCATTTTGACAATATGTCgttttgaatcattttactGAATCTTCCACAAAGTTACGATCAGAGTTACCAACTTCAccagttgcaaaaaaaatgaaatggtatCAGTTGCAGTGTTGTCtacttttcccaaaaatttaaatttctgattgaaaatttttatttttttttattgcgcaATAATcgcaatattcaaaaatcaaaattgcaaaaattttaattttcttttcctccagaaaatttacaatttttaactGAAGAGTAGTGAAGAGGAAGAGAACGAGACTAACGAGAGTTTTCTCAATAGAATGATTGTTTTCTGCAGCCTGAATGAATCTTGAATGAATAAACTGCTCCTTCAAATTGTATGTAAAATTGTGAAGTAGGAGGTAGACCTACGACATACGTGTACTTCTCTTCTAGTACGGTTATTGACCGGATACGGACGTTAATAACCACGAGGAGGATACACTGATTTGTTCAACGGATAATACTTTTATAACAAATTAAAACCCATGTACAGAATAATACGTTTATTATAATTAATATCTGTACAATTACATAAACATACATGTATTATTCTCTTCAGCGTTACTCAATAAGACCGACACCAATTATTCTCATTACCGTTCTCGGCTCGAAGCACTGGACGGATTTAGGAATAGTAGCATCAGATCACAAGAGCCAACACTGGGCAACTTTTGGTAGCCCAGCTTCTTCTATATATATTGATCGGATACGTAACTTATCTGCGAGAAGCGTTCCGGCGCAGTACGTAGCGGTTCCCTGCACGCCCCCTACCCACTACATTGCCCCCCGAGCCGTCCAAGGGGTCACCTTGAATCGGCGCGGAAACCACGCAGCGGGGGAAGGGGGGTGCCACCGATCCTACTTTTCAATCAGAGGCCGGATAGCCAAAGATTTACAAGTAGGGCGTACTTTCCCtagaccaatttttaaaacaaatatcGAGAGATGGAGAGACTCGGTTCAAAGAACCCCCTACTTTAATTCTAATTTcgttaaaacaataaaaaattcttaatactaagtataaaataacaaaaaaattggcaaaaacgccggtcaattaaaaaaaaataaaaaacattacaacATAGTTAAAAATATCGACTGTACACAGCGCTATAGTAGCGTcacgattacaaaaaaaatagaagttgGCAGCAGTGGCCGAAAATCAACAACAACAGCATCGTGTTTGTAAACACGACGATAAAAAATGGTtgacaattccaaaatttacaattttttattcaattttgagttttttaccCTACAAATTCTCGCTTAAATGCGGTAACTGCAAAGGACGATGTTGTCGACGATGTTTTTCGACGCTGGATACGATGACCGGTAAGTCTTCTCTTCGTAGCAACTGCTACTTTATACACACTTTTTtagatggattttcaaaatctcatctTTCTTACTCtagtttgtttttcaattttttaggccACTCAACCGCATATTTCAGGATGACTCATCTCACTACTCATTGCTGCTGGTAAGTACTACATCTCACACTTACTAttgttttactattttttactaagattatttcattttactttacaggtatttttatcaatggTGATAATTTCCATAGTTCCATATGGAACCGAACAGAGATGGcgcgattccgatttttttaaggagtcgtgagaatcgcatgaatccgattccggaatcggattccattttcgattcacctgacagatgaatcgaaaaatgtgaaatctgactcttttcaagcaggaatcgcaaatgtaatatgattcgcgattccggtaatttgattctcgcgactcctcattacgattctctagactctcacaatgaacgaaatcacccaaattcaattgaatgaaaagcacaaatacaaaaaagtgtaattttcataaatattcttttatctaatttttgccgGTTGGCGCTGAAAAGTCAAAAGTGGTTGTGAAAGTGaatctgaatgatgaatttagaatttatcattgttttactaataacatggtgagttgaaaatttaattttacataaggtgcaccggggaagtcagaacgttttttcacaatttcaactttgatcagctgttactctcgtactaatgaaccaatatggctgaaatttggtatgtaggttcccatacgGGAttttaacctatggtgaaaatttcagcgcgattgtcgcagtagctttcgcacaatcgaataaaatgtaacttgttctgacttaccccactttggggtaagtcagaaaatctacaaaattaattggtattattaggattcgaccctgatcgatgcgcaatatgtcgaataacatgttttcgaggtcgtagaatccaaatctggagttattttttttgtaggagtggggggtgaggcatggggagggggcaattctaaatttttcgtacattattgtgtaattatgtcgattgatatgttttcaaggtcgtagaatctgaatctgcagttattttttttgtaggagtagggagtgaggcgtggggagagggaaaatttcaaatttctcctacattatcgtgttatatgtcgaataatatattttctaggtcgtagaactcgaatctggagatattttttttttgtaggggtgggaggtgagtcaaggggagagagagtaaattacaaattttgcctatattaatgtgtaatatgtcgattgatatgtttttgaggtcgtacaattcgaatctggggttattttttcgcaggggtatgaggcgaggcaagaggagaggagaaatttcaaattttgcctataatattgtgtaacatgttggttgatatgtgttcaaggtcgcagaattcgaatcttgagctagtttttagggtcgagtgctattcaagtatcaccgtttggggagagggccccacacatgcgaacctacgactcaccttccaccttcaccataaaaaatgactccggattcgaattctacgacctcgaaaatatattattcgacatataacacgataaggataatgtaggagaaatttgaaattttccctttccccacgcctcaccctccactcctacaaaaaaaattactccaaattcggattctacgatttcgaaaacatattattcgacatattacacaataatgttcgaaaaattcatatcaatcgacatattatacaataatgtacgaaaaatttagaattgccccctccccacgcctcacccccccactcctacaaaaaaaataacaccggcgagcctttatatttatttactaatgtttgttagaatgttcatttcatcttcaatgcttcatttttatgaaatttaaggagttgtgatgggaatctggctggagtcgtgagaggaatctggttggagttgtgagaggatcctaagatgagtcgtgagtggaatctgaatcggagtcgcgaaaggaatcggaatcgaaaattacgattcggattcggattcctatatctggcgaatctgataagcggaatcaggactcaaaattttgtggaatcacaccatttggaatccgattctcaagctcctggaatcgcgccaactctggaACCGAAGACTTTTCTTAATTTATTTGGTAAGTTAACTCTTTCCCTCTCATGCTATCTCTATTTCTTTCGATACCAGagttttttgagtgtttttattttttgttacagaattgaattttggtttttgctcGGTATCTACGGTTACTTTGGTCGAACGTTAcgatgaaatgatttttgactttgcctttttcttcttcgagcGTTTTTGCGAGGTGTTTTTTACGCATGAATAACAGGTACAATACTATTTATCGTTTTTTGTCGTTTTATTTGGTACGAGTTCTTATAATTAATATCACAgttatttcttgttttttaatcATCTTCCAGGAGTTTTTCTAGCACGAAATCCGCCGGAAATACTTCGACCTTGTGCCTTGCTGGAATTGTTCGCTGCGATAATACCGTGAAAGAACGGTTAATTATTGTCACCACATTCACCGTCACCGGAGGTGTAATGACGTGCACCCGTACCATTTCTTGTTCTGAAACAGAAAACACATTCATCGTGAgttgattttactttttaattattttgcacaatttaaaatgaactttgtgTATAATTTTCTTAATCAAATTAGCATTAAGCgggatgagtttttttttcttttttagtgtGTAGTGTAATTATTGGTTAATTATGAATACATGAGATGTGATTATTACTATTGATTCGTGCATTAATTATTTGTTTGTAATATGGTAATGAGATGAGTATTTTGCAAGCAAATGAGTAGGTtacttttttcgatgtttttcgtgcttattacttttttctttcttttaccTATTTACTTCTTTTTGTTTAATAGGTTCTGCGAGGTCTTCTTGACCTGCGTGATGCACGATTTGGGTAGCTCGACCCCCGAAGGTACTCGGCATAGTTTTGTGGCGGTTGATTGTACGATTCGCAATATTGGTCAGGCGGATACCGATTGCCTGCATTTTGCTGATAGGTTTGATGGTTGGTGTGTTGGCGATTGGGCTGTCTGAATCTGTTACCCATGTTCGGCTTGAACTTTCGCTTCAGTGGTCGTTGACCTTGCCCCCTGGGCATTTGGTGCCTTTGTTTTGGCTTTGGGTGATCGTATTTCGGTGGCTGTCGCTAGGTAAATAtaagatttttaattagaacatttttcgtcgtatttttcgcatgttagtaggtacctatttgttagattttttttcttaattaaattttttaccaatttacccgaGATgttaggtttaggtaggtacctatcttattttaatggttaattttttgatactaattttgaattttatttttaccgatTTTTCAGCCGAGTTATTTTCCGAAGATTCTGACGATGGAGCCAACTTTTTTCCGGTAGCCAATTCGAGCTCTCGAAATAAATATTCGACTAAGTCGTTGGAAGGTACGTAATAGCCACTTTTTGTACGGTGCCATCTTCCTCCTCTAAAATCCTCGGTCGCAATTTTAATTCTTTCGCAACATTCTACCCTTTCGGCGGATTTTCCCCAAtcgattaaaattgaattgtattttttgatcttagcatcaatttcaaaatcacccaCATAGGGTACCAAAGAAATACGCGTAAGTTCGACGTTCGGTTTTAATCCGtcgacaaattttttcacttcttcggCTACTTCTTCGGGTAACCggtttcgattttgaaaa contains:
- the LOC135844285 gene encoding calcium-independent phospholipase A2-gamma-like, yielding MTLQKRPCLCAYRILKLSSANFSDQSLNKFHLPNERRKFNLDLTWNRMKILYQFQEYIKSMNMKNQSSSTEWINVFRKLPDLFSAEPPKKPFQPTLTPIPEASTETQSKQIDDIPAEPAEEVPKSVPEQAAPVTKDQSYNIPLISGWKPKNITPQPLPPPKRDDPIPKWRNNVTVSSPTSVLSRVKHLLVLIDCAETVPSRVKRIEDLIAFLLKHREAKLIAVKEGAIQKLLRVRAKTKDFATHKVLREAFALLGHIDPLPCKGIRILSIDGGGIRGIAVIEMLRRLEELTGKRIYELFDYIVGVSTGSILVSCIGTPQGISLDEALALYTDFGTKLFTQSPLWGVGNLLWGRAYYDTTMFEQLLKRFIGETPLIKTNRDANCPKLAAVSTIMNQCSIMPYVFRNYALPCNRQSQYLGSCQYTLFEAVRASGAAPTFFEEFCLDGIIHQDGGILMNNPCALAIHEAKLLWPNSEIQCVVSCGTGRHAPLSVAAESVKTSVSPSSVSWRTVFNKILESATDTEGVHTMLNDLLPPNVYFRFNPYLTDLIAMHENKAPKISQLREETNLYMRRNEEKFVDAATSLLIKRTATQRVQDFLELKCYEYGVKNTACKL
- the RpL4 gene encoding large ribosomal subunit protein uL4; this encodes MAVATVARPLVTVYGDKDEDTGISLPLPAVFKAPIRPDVVNFVHQNISKNHRQPYAVSKDAGHQTSAESWGTGRAVARIPRVRGGGTHRSGQGAFGNMCRGGRMFAPTRIWRRWHRKINVTQKRYATVSAIAATAVPSLVMAKGHLVQDVPEFPLVVTDKIQEYSRTKQAVSFLHKLRVWKDINKVYKSKRLRAGKGKMRNRRHVQRKGPLIVYSRDKGLKKAFRNIPGVDTINIRKLNLLKLAPGGHVGRFVIWTEAAFKQLDQLYGTWQKKATLKNNYNLPYPMMTNTDLSRLFKSDEIKSVLRHRRRSVPRRTRKLNPLKHMRTMIKLNPYAAVLKRRASRASEKRALLKEAVALKKQGQPLTKKHEVILQKIAKKKEFLAKKSTEQPAKPAAKDAKSQKKTEKKPAAKAAAPKK